In Amycolatopsis methanolica 239, a single genomic region encodes these proteins:
- a CDS encoding TNT domain-containing protein yields the protein MGREATAIMEPHRPLLVRIGTLARADAPSGWERIELHFRQVGDHAELEPIAFTRGSGRTYPASGELAEVFAELREAMYEPGVGAWLQARYALHPSGEFDLDVSTTTAPWWRTPPDDLPAALEAELKAFPRDPEHLPDWWRRAAGLPLGVKFRHARVVDTYEDGAAPVMGRPPVPEDEVPALLRYLERQPAVLVGSGLGPDIFSGGTESDVPESYHTDGAWIWHASVPHYLRKYGTPPEPDFLAHIRDQDFQPPYVDKLTRRTAAADLLGRSRPKADPGEALPTTGDIASELETRTDPALEDPALLVVLAQRLAEHGIWPAAYRLASRADGAWCLNPTDRGWEVARYAGGAPVRPQYFERAEDAAQHLLGALLLHPARTTGGAETPLETSAELADWPIQPTEGDPPLTLLRNKRLIRLPAATVVQRFGDETGNLVHHDETRFPATSLPIERDREERRYRLRRSLAVVTGIAIPWANLPGGGVAYVLPKPLSEHVADASLERIE from the coding sequence ATGGGCAGGGAGGCGACGGCGATCATGGAGCCGCACCGTCCGTTGCTCGTGCGCATCGGCACGCTCGCCAGGGCCGACGCGCCGTCCGGATGGGAACGGATCGAGCTGCACTTCAGGCAGGTCGGTGACCACGCTGAGCTGGAGCCGATCGCGTTCACGCGCGGCTCCGGCCGGACCTACCCGGCGTCGGGCGAGCTGGCCGAGGTGTTCGCCGAACTGCGGGAGGCCATGTACGAGCCGGGCGTCGGCGCCTGGCTGCAGGCCCGCTACGCGCTGCACCCGTCCGGCGAGTTCGACCTCGACGTCAGCACCACGACCGCGCCTTGGTGGCGGACGCCCCCGGACGACCTGCCCGCCGCGCTCGAAGCCGAGCTGAAAGCGTTTCCCCGCGATCCGGAGCACCTGCCGGACTGGTGGCGCCGCGCCGCCGGCCTGCCGCTCGGCGTCAAGTTCCGGCACGCCCGCGTGGTCGACACGTACGAGGACGGCGCCGCTCCCGTCATGGGCCGTCCGCCTGTGCCCGAGGACGAGGTGCCCGCGCTCCTGCGGTACCTCGAACGCCAGCCCGCGGTGCTGGTCGGCAGCGGGCTGGGCCCGGACATCTTCAGCGGTGGCACCGAATCCGACGTGCCGGAGAGCTACCACACCGACGGCGCGTGGATCTGGCACGCGTCGGTGCCGCACTACCTGCGCAAGTACGGCACGCCGCCCGAACCGGACTTCCTCGCGCACATCCGGGACCAGGACTTCCAGCCGCCCTACGTCGATAAGCTGACCCGGCGCACCGCGGCGGCCGACCTGCTCGGCCGGTCCCGTCCGAAGGCCGATCCGGGCGAGGCGCTGCCGACCACCGGGGACATCGCGTCCGAACTGGAGACCCGCACCGATCCGGCGCTGGAGGACCCGGCGTTGCTGGTGGTGCTGGCGCAGCGCCTGGCCGAGCACGGCATCTGGCCCGCGGCCTACCGGCTGGCGTCGCGGGCCGACGGTGCGTGGTGCCTCAACCCGACCGACCGCGGCTGGGAGGTCGCGCGCTACGCCGGTGGGGCGCCGGTGCGCCCGCAGTACTTCGAGCGCGCCGAGGACGCGGCGCAGCACCTGCTCGGCGCCCTGCTGCTGCACCCGGCGCGGACCACGGGCGGCGCCGAGACGCCGCTGGAGACCTCGGCCGAACTCGCCGACTGGCCGATCCAGCCCACCGAGGGCGACCCGCCGCTGACCCTGCTGCGCAACAAACGCCTGATCCGGCTGCCCGCGGCCACGGTCGTGCAGCGCTTCGGCGACGAGACCGGCAACCTGGTCCACCACGACGAAACCCGGTTCCCCGCGACCTCGCTGCCCATCGAGCGGGACCGCGAGGAGCGGCGCTACCGGCTCCGGCGCAGCCTCGCGGTCGTGACCGGCATCGCGATCCCCTGGGCGAACCTGCCCGGGGGCGGTGTCGCGTACGTCCTGCCGAAACCGCTGAGCGAGCACGTGGCGGACGCAAGCCTGGAAAGGATCGAGTAG
- a CDS encoding YrhB domain-containing protein, whose product MEAAEAVAKVEEWLHEVHPGAGLRADQANLVRRPEGWYVPYNSTAYLDGGDLGEQIIPPPALIVRDPEGDLRHASPISGGFSIPAQYPGRDHWAEVIDPEYAASGLGRLGVPLAAITGWQRYLPDGTDTGEFRPNPEYRTGPSRRGYPVPWTALDHLVEFRHIGWLDQRKFVIGLLEESVLVPLSDGRVRHQSTKDGRRTVELWTSTRFFPPGSREWFWLDPVTLLSHVPEADLVIHGPWQLPVEVTTEEIRAAHAEFPRYSDKIEVTGECVEASADLTRWAADTAARIGLPEPVELPVDAGDSARAHGFELTADECYRVVTGRSWVRRMGMALPPRPPYDPAAFGLTLGYDDNGEPVLRVDSFGKFADVGQDTNFSWQRVLGAYVGFALGEALGTSADGTEPGPVGPLTQRLLFLTEAFLRGGAAAVPEAVSRWSHTQGETVPGIEGWLPHLRELHSTRGPDPADLRSGPTVLLGALPGVLTIGGPGEVPFGASEEAVRAFSALPESGEDEVTFAVFLGLLLERGLDRAFSPALWVSAGAVLRDREGPRWDAVRELAARSLIAVPEQGLYHLPEPEEIGDGHDTASVLGRALAAVSGFENNPEVALLRAVNHSGRSALTGAIAGALVGARNGVPDLPQKWVDQLELKPLIERVVTDVARRFEGIPEGEEGQRWLRRYPAIRP is encoded by the coding sequence GTGGAAGCGGCAGAAGCGGTCGCGAAGGTCGAGGAGTGGCTGCACGAGGTCCACCCCGGCGCCGGCCTGCGCGCCGACCAGGCGAACCTCGTGCGGCGCCCGGAAGGCTGGTACGTCCCCTACAACTCCACCGCCTACCTCGACGGCGGCGACCTCGGCGAGCAGATCATCCCGCCGCCCGCGCTGATCGTGCGCGACCCGGAGGGCGACCTGCGCCACGCGTCGCCCATCAGCGGTGGCTTCAGCATCCCCGCCCAGTACCCGGGCCGCGACCACTGGGCCGAGGTGATCGACCCCGAGTACGCCGCCTCCGGCCTCGGCCGCCTCGGGGTGCCGCTCGCCGCGATCACGGGCTGGCAGCGCTACCTGCCGGACGGCACGGACACCGGCGAGTTCCGGCCGAACCCCGAGTACCGGACGGGGCCGAGCCGGCGTGGCTACCCGGTGCCGTGGACCGCGCTCGACCACCTCGTCGAGTTCCGCCACATCGGCTGGCTGGACCAGCGGAAGTTCGTCATCGGGCTGCTCGAGGAGAGCGTGCTGGTGCCGCTGTCCGACGGCCGGGTGCGCCACCAGTCCACGAAGGACGGTCGTCGCACCGTGGAGCTGTGGACGTCGACGCGCTTCTTCCCGCCGGGCAGCCGGGAGTGGTTCTGGCTGGACCCGGTGACGCTGCTGTCCCACGTGCCGGAAGCCGACCTGGTCATCCACGGCCCGTGGCAGCTCCCGGTCGAGGTCACCACCGAGGAGATCCGCGCGGCGCACGCCGAGTTCCCCCGGTACAGCGACAAGATCGAGGTCACCGGCGAATGCGTGGAGGCCTCGGCGGACCTGACCCGCTGGGCCGCCGACACCGCGGCGCGGATCGGACTGCCCGAGCCGGTGGAGCTGCCGGTCGACGCGGGTGACAGCGCCCGCGCGCACGGCTTCGAGCTCACCGCGGACGAGTGCTACCGGGTGGTCACCGGGCGGTCCTGGGTACGGCGCATGGGCATGGCGCTGCCGCCGCGACCCCCGTACGACCCCGCCGCGTTCGGCCTCACCCTCGGGTACGACGACAACGGCGAACCGGTGTTGCGGGTGGACTCGTTCGGCAAGTTCGCCGACGTCGGCCAGGACACCAACTTCAGCTGGCAGCGGGTGCTCGGCGCGTACGTCGGGTTCGCGCTCGGGGAAGCGCTGGGCACCTCGGCGGACGGGACCGAGCCCGGTCCGGTCGGCCCGCTCACCCAGCGCCTGCTGTTCCTCACCGAGGCCTTCCTGCGCGGCGGTGCGGCAGCGGTTCCCGAGGCGGTGTCCCGCTGGTCGCACACGCAGGGCGAGACGGTGCCGGGCATCGAAGGGTGGCTGCCGCACCTGCGCGAACTGCACTCGACGCGCGGCCCGGACCCGGCTGACCTCCGGTCCGGGCCGACGGTCCTGCTCGGCGCCCTGCCCGGTGTGCTGACCATCGGCGGCCCCGGTGAGGTGCCGTTCGGCGCGTCCGAAGAGGCCGTCCGCGCCTTCAGCGCGCTGCCCGAGTCCGGCGAAGACGAGGTGACCTTCGCTGTCTTCCTCGGCCTGCTGCTGGAACGGGGACTGGACCGGGCCTTCAGCCCGGCGCTGTGGGTGTCGGCCGGTGCGGTGCTGCGGGACCGGGAAGGACCGCGGTGGGACGCCGTGCGCGAGCTGGCCGCGCGGTCCCTGATCGCCGTCCCGGAGCAGGGCCTGTACCACCTGCCCGAGCCCGAGGAGATCGGCGACGGACACGACACGGCGTCCGTCCTCGGGCGTGCGCTCGCCGCGGTGAGCGGGTTCGAGAACAACCCCGAGGTCGCGCTGCTGCGCGCGGTGAACCACTCCGGCCGCAGCGCGCTGACCGGGGCGATCGCCGGCGCGCTGGTCGGCGCGCGCAACGGCGTGCCCGACCTGCCGCAGAAGTGGGTGGACCAGCTCGAACTCAAACCGCTGATCGAGCGGGTCGTCACGGACGTCGCCCGCCGGTTCGAGGGGATCCCGGAGGGGGAGGAAGGACAGCGATGGCTTCGGCGCTATCCGGCGATCCGGCCGTGA
- a CDS encoding TNT domain-containing protein: protein MRYRVELAERPDGLYAVWQGRVFPAQRSSADGTVLLVTPPGEDAPADFDQEFEGRPAKVLPEAEVAATFSLQTHCLFDDDIYRVAPGEGLTLRWNGTDETRARQLGLHDSAVDATEAEITAIWQERHDFAAGMRQLGAGDPQELVREIARLLRDVVPDGWERIAAQFRQVGDYAEIEVRAAGEGESVSLPASPRLGQLFGDLRAAMYQPGAGTWFKGTLTLVAPAEFTFDYDSSAEPNWRQSPAGRPTARAYEAELEHFPRDRKQVPDWLAAKAGLPVDAAFRHAAVVDGPGEPPVVNRQALPPDEARALFDYLYRAPVAVARPNRLPDLFAPAAQPDVPDAFHTDGTWIWAAAVPHYLRKYGLPPQPELVEHVRAQGYRAPTVPAHLLAAAEAELLGRPLPPQPDAGEVDAVTLIDRGGDPPYGLRASEVLTVLERRLAEYGIAASAYRIGARAEGAWSLQRTESSWEVTGPDGAEPAAFARVEEAARFLLGSLLLYPVRVVDDEGDWPITPQRGEPPLTFYRAKRLITLPAGTTLVRFGGEAGNLVHDETARFPETSLLPEREGQRALYRVARPVRVLTGVTQPWGAMPGGAVAYFLPYPVGHHVETGGLERL, encoded by the coding sequence GTGCGGTACCGAGTGGAGTTGGCGGAGCGCCCTGACGGGCTGTACGCCGTGTGGCAGGGGCGCGTCTTCCCGGCGCAACGCTCCAGCGCGGACGGCACCGTCCTGCTCGTGACGCCGCCCGGGGAGGACGCGCCCGCGGACTTCGACCAGGAATTCGAGGGGCGGCCGGCGAAGGTGCTGCCGGAAGCCGAGGTCGCCGCGACCTTCAGCCTGCAGACGCACTGCCTGTTCGACGACGACATCTACCGCGTCGCCCCCGGCGAGGGGCTGACGCTGCGCTGGAACGGCACCGACGAGACGCGGGCGCGGCAGCTCGGCCTGCACGACTCCGCCGTCGACGCCACCGAGGCCGAGATCACCGCGATCTGGCAGGAGCGGCACGACTTCGCCGCCGGCATGCGGCAGCTCGGCGCCGGGGATCCGCAGGAGCTGGTGCGGGAGATCGCGCGGCTGCTGCGCGACGTCGTGCCCGACGGCTGGGAGCGGATCGCCGCCCAGTTCCGGCAGGTCGGGGACTACGCGGAGATCGAGGTCCGCGCCGCGGGCGAGGGCGAGTCGGTGTCGTTGCCCGCGTCGCCGCGGCTCGGACAGCTGTTCGGCGACCTGCGGGCCGCGATGTACCAGCCGGGCGCCGGGACGTGGTTCAAGGGCACGTTGACGCTGGTCGCCCCCGCCGAGTTCACGTTCGACTACGACTCGTCCGCCGAGCCGAACTGGCGCCAGTCGCCTGCGGGCCGGCCGACCGCCCGCGCGTACGAGGCCGAGCTGGAGCACTTCCCACGCGACCGGAAGCAGGTCCCGGACTGGCTCGCGGCGAAAGCCGGGTTGCCGGTGGACGCGGCGTTTCGGCACGCCGCGGTCGTCGACGGGCCCGGCGAACCACCCGTGGTGAACCGGCAGGCCCTGCCGCCGGACGAGGCCCGCGCGTTGTTCGACTACCTGTACCGGGCGCCGGTCGCGGTGGCCAGGCCGAACCGGCTGCCGGACCTGTTCGCGCCGGCGGCGCAGCCCGACGTGCCCGACGCCTTCCACACCGACGGCACGTGGATCTGGGCCGCCGCGGTGCCGCACTACCTTCGGAAATACGGTCTGCCGCCGCAGCCGGAGCTGGTCGAGCACGTGCGGGCACAGGGCTACCGCGCGCCGACCGTGCCTGCGCACCTGCTCGCGGCCGCGGAGGCGGAGCTGCTGGGCAGGCCGCTGCCGCCGCAGCCCGACGCTGGTGAGGTGGACGCGGTCACGCTCATCGACCGCGGCGGCGACCCGCCGTACGGGTTGCGGGCGTCGGAGGTGCTGACGGTCCTGGAGCGGCGGCTGGCGGAGTACGGGATCGCGGCTTCGGCGTACCGGATCGGCGCACGGGCCGAAGGGGCGTGGAGCCTGCAGCGGACGGAGTCGAGCTGGGAGGTCACCGGCCCGGACGGCGCGGAGCCTGCGGCGTTCGCGCGGGTCGAGGAGGCGGCGCGGTTCCTGCTCGGATCGCTGCTGCTGTACCCGGTGCGGGTGGTCGACGACGAGGGCGACTGGCCGATCACGCCGCAGCGGGGCGAGCCGCCGCTGACGTTCTACCGCGCGAAGCGGCTGATCACGCTGCCCGCCGGCACGACGCTGGTCCGGTTCGGCGGCGAGGCGGGCAACCTGGTGCACGACGAGACGGCGCGGTTCCCGGAGACGTCGCTGCTGCCGGAGCGGGAGGGGCAGCGGGCGCTATACCGGGTGGCGCGGCCGGTGCGCGTGCTGACCGGCGTGACCCAACCCTGGGGAGCGATGCCCGGCGGGGCGGTGGCGTACTTCCTGCCGTACCCCGTCGGGCACCACGTGGAGACGGGCGGGTTGGAACGGCTTTAG
- a CDS encoding sensor histidine kinase, with product MSPPRAARYLGTLLRRGAPAMAGATGGLDEEVADPARVSPLARMRRMAGPVDTAAQDNLLLRATRYVAMVPLVYRVLAVAGALVAFLAGDHGGVAPVVAVAVCSIALNLYGLRWLFRSTPFHGGGAVRLLVLDVVFTIAANLVVAATVPPLAFVAAMQVPGKHLLGGVALLTLALGVGYGLGLTVLSVPLAGVAWWLNNGVFNVKQAFAGLGTIVGVLVTATGALVLLGLGTRLALAYGIRHGREAERARQHRMLHDTVLQTLETIALPCSGSSEHQLSEMRRLARAQAIEVRQALEGAEGSGPLGEKLAALAAEMARDGLRAQLVMAELDPDTLTEVRQVAIRDAAREALRNTLKHSGTDRVVVRAEERDGGVAVVIRDQGAGFDAADRPPGFGISESITARLAEAGGQARVESSPGSGTRVTLWMPR from the coding sequence ATGTCCCCACCGCGAGCGGCGAGGTACCTGGGCACCCTGCTGCGGCGCGGCGCGCCCGCGATGGCCGGCGCGACCGGTGGACTGGACGAGGAGGTCGCCGACCCGGCGCGGGTGTCCCCGCTCGCGCGGATGCGGCGCATGGCGGGGCCGGTCGACACAGCGGCGCAGGACAACCTGCTGCTCCGCGCCACCCGGTACGTCGCGATGGTCCCGCTGGTCTACCGCGTGCTGGCGGTGGCCGGGGCGCTGGTGGCGTTCCTCGCCGGCGACCACGGTGGCGTGGCGCCGGTGGTGGCGGTCGCGGTGTGCTCGATCGCGCTGAACCTGTACGGGCTGCGCTGGCTCTTCCGGTCGACGCCGTTCCACGGTGGTGGCGCGGTGCGGCTGCTGGTGCTCGACGTGGTGTTCACGATCGCGGCCAACCTGGTGGTCGCCGCGACGGTGCCTCCGCTGGCCTTCGTGGCCGCGATGCAGGTGCCGGGCAAGCACCTGCTCGGCGGGGTGGCGTTGCTGACCCTCGCGCTGGGAGTCGGGTACGGGCTGGGGCTGACGGTGCTGAGCGTGCCGCTCGCCGGGGTCGCGTGGTGGCTCAACAACGGTGTGTTCAACGTGAAACAAGCCTTCGCCGGCTTGGGCACGATCGTGGGCGTCCTGGTGACGGCGACCGGTGCGCTGGTGCTACTCGGCCTCGGCACCCGGCTGGCGCTGGCGTACGGGATCAGGCATGGCCGCGAGGCGGAGCGCGCCCGGCAGCACCGGATGCTGCACGACACGGTGCTGCAGACGCTGGAGACGATCGCCCTGCCGTGCTCCGGCAGCAGCGAACACCAGCTCAGCGAGATGCGACGGCTGGCCCGCGCGCAGGCGATCGAGGTGCGGCAGGCCCTCGAGGGCGCGGAAGGCAGCGGCCCCCTCGGCGAGAAACTGGCGGCCTTGGCGGCGGAAATGGCCCGGGACGGCCTGCGCGCCCAGCTGGTCATGGCGGAGCTCGACCCGGACACCCTGACGGAGGTCCGGCAGGTCGCCATCCGCGACGCGGCCCGCGAGGCGCTGCGGAACACGCTGAAGCACTCGGGAACCGACCGGGTCGTCGTCCGGGCCGAGGAACGGGACGGCGGGGTGGCGGTGGTGATCCGCGACCAAGGCGCCGGCTTCGATGCGGCGGACCGCCCACCGGGCTTCGGAATCAGCGAGTCGATCACGGCGCGCCTGGCCGAGGCGGGCGGCCAGGCGCGGGTGGAGTCGAGCCCGGGCAGCGGAACTCGCGTGACGCTCTGGATGCCGCGATGA